In one Diprion similis isolate iyDipSimi1 chromosome 6, iyDipSimi1.1, whole genome shotgun sequence genomic region, the following are encoded:
- the LOC124407721 gene encoding protein obstructor-E-like yields MTRVCLVVVLAIAAVASGAFKCPKDNGEFEDPVQCDMYYKCVDGVATQMLCPDGLVFDPFNRKINKCDHIFNVECGDRLELQPPQPSKNCPRRNGFFAHPDPSVCDVFYNCIDGESIKIPCTTGLHFDEYSGTCVWPDSAGRQGCGKVGNKLADGFECPKEVQHDTRDMPVDHPKYAHPEDCQKFYICLSGVTPREQGCSEGTVYNDVLQKCDDPKNVPGCEDWYKDDAAKP; encoded by the exons ATGACTAGAGTGTGTCTTGTGGTGGTGCTGGCTATTGCGGCCGTTGCAT CCGGGGCGTTCAAGTGTCCAAAGGACAACGGAGAGTTCGAAGATCCTGTGCAATGCGACATGTACTACAAATGCGTCGATGGCGTCGCCACCCAAATGCTGTGCCCGGATGGTCTGGTATTCGATCCGTTCAACCGCAAGATAAATAAGTGTGACCACATCTTCAACGTCGAATGTGGCGACCGCCTGGAATTAc AGCCTCCTCAACCATCGAAGAACTGTCCAAGGCGAAATGGCTTCTTCGCTCATCCCGACCCATCGGTCTGCGACGTATTCTACAACTGTATCGATGGAGAGTCAATAAAGATCCCCTGCACGACGGGACTGCACTTCGACGAGTACAGCGGAACCTGCGTTTGGCCTGATAGTGCAGGTCGCCAG GGCTGCGGCAAGGTGGGCAACAAGCTGGCTGACGGATTCGAATGCCCGAAGGAAGTGCAACACGACACCCGTGACATGCCCGTCGATCATCCGAAATACGCCCACCCAGAGGATTGCCAGAAGTTTTACATATGTTTGAGCGGCGTCACTCCTCGTGAACAAGGATGCAGCGAAGGAACTGTGTACAACGACGTTCTCCAGAAATGTGACGATCCTAAGAATGTTCCTGGATG TGAGGACTGGTACAAGGACGATGCCGCCAAGCCGTGA